A region from the Sulfurivermis fontis genome encodes:
- the ftsH gene encoding ATP-dependent zinc metalloprotease FtsH, producing MNDIAKNIILWVVIAVILMTVFNNFGQQRQASQPLEYSQFITDVRAGRVKSVEIEGRTIIGTREDGDRFMTYAPDDPGLIADLLNSNVRVVAKPPESQGLLTQIFISWFPMLLLIGVWIFFMRQMQGGGGGRGAMSFGKSRARLLGEDQVKVTFADVAGVEEAKEDVGELVEFLRDPSKFTKLGGKIPRGVLMVGPPGTGKTLLAKAIAGEARVPFFTISGSDFVEMFVGVGASRVRDMFEQAKKHAPCIIFIDEIDAVGRHRGAGLGGGHDEREQTLNQLLVEMDGFEGNEGVIVIAATNRPDVLDPALLRPGRFDRQVVVPLPDVRGREQILKVHMRKVPTAADVEPSIIARGTPGFSGADLANLVNEAALFAARAGKTLVGMSEFERAKDKIMMGSERKSMVMSEDEKKLTAYHEAGHAIVGRLVPDHDPVHKVSIIPRGRALGVTLFLPEQDRYSYSKQRLESQISSLFGGRIAEELIFGPEKVTTGASNDIQRATELARNMVTKWGLSEKLGPLTYSEEEGEVFLGRSVTQHKNVSDETAHIIDEEVRLFIDRNYERSKRILTENLDKLHTMAEALMKYETIDAEQIDDIMAGKQPRPPVDWNDREPKSGAGTPAGKDEAAGGTLGDPAGQH from the coding sequence TTGAACGACATCGCAAAAAACATCATTCTTTGGGTGGTTATCGCCGTCATCCTCATGACGGTATTCAATAATTTCGGCCAGCAGCGCCAGGCCAGCCAGCCTCTGGAATACTCCCAGTTCATCACCGACGTGCGCGCCGGCCGTGTCAAGAGCGTGGAGATTGAAGGCCGTACCATTATCGGCACACGCGAGGACGGTGACCGTTTCATGACCTATGCACCGGATGACCCGGGCCTGATTGCGGACCTACTCAACAGCAATGTGCGCGTGGTGGCCAAGCCGCCAGAGAGCCAGGGCCTGCTGACGCAGATATTCATCTCCTGGTTCCCCATGCTGCTGCTCATCGGTGTGTGGATCTTCTTCATGCGCCAGATGCAGGGTGGCGGCGGCGGCCGCGGCGCCATGTCCTTCGGCAAGAGCCGCGCCCGCCTGCTGGGCGAAGATCAGGTGAAGGTGACCTTCGCCGACGTCGCCGGCGTGGAAGAAGCCAAGGAGGACGTGGGCGAACTGGTCGAATTCCTGCGCGACCCCTCTAAGTTCACCAAGCTGGGCGGCAAGATCCCACGCGGCGTGCTGATGGTCGGTCCGCCGGGCACCGGCAAGACCCTGCTCGCCAAGGCCATCGCCGGCGAGGCGCGCGTGCCGTTCTTCACCATCTCCGGTTCCGACTTCGTGGAGATGTTCGTCGGCGTCGGCGCCTCCCGCGTGCGCGACATGTTCGAGCAGGCCAAGAAGCATGCTCCCTGCATCATCTTCATCGATGAGATCGACGCCGTCGGCCGTCATCGTGGTGCCGGCCTCGGCGGCGGTCACGACGAGCGCGAGCAGACCCTCAATCAGTTGCTGGTGGAGATGGACGGTTTCGAGGGCAACGAGGGCGTCATCGTCATCGCCGCCACCAACCGCCCTGACGTATTGGACCCGGCCTTGCTGCGTCCCGGCCGTTTCGATCGCCAGGTGGTGGTGCCGCTGCCCGACGTGCGCGGCCGCGAGCAGATTCTGAAGGTCCACATGCGCAAGGTGCCCACCGCCGCCGACGTCGAGCCGTCCATCATCGCCCGCGGCACGCCCGGTTTCTCCGGTGCCGATCTGGCCAATCTGGTCAACGAGGCGGCGCTGTTCGCCGCCCGTGCCGGCAAGACCCTGGTGGGCATGAGCGAGTTCGAACGCGCCAAGGACAAGATCATGATGGGCTCGGAGCGTAAGTCCATGGTGATGAGCGAGGACGAGAAAAAGCTGACCGCCTATCATGAGGCGGGCCATGCCATCGTTGGGCGTCTGGTGCCGGATCATGATCCGGTGCACAAGGTCTCGATCATCCCGCGCGGCCGTGCCCTCGGCGTCACCCTGTTCCTGCCGGAGCAGGATCGCTACAGCTACAGCAAGCAGCGCCTGGAGAGCCAGATCTCCAGTCTGTTCGGCGGCCGCATCGCCGAGGAGCTGATCTTCGGGCCCGAGAAGGTGACCACCGGCGCCTCCAACGACATTCAGCGCGCCACCGAACTGGCCCGCAACATGGTGACCAAGTGGGGCTTGTCGGAGAAACTCGGCCCGCTGACCTATAGCGAAGAGGAGGGCGAGGTGTTCCTCGGGCGTTCGGTGACCCAGCACAAGAATGTCTCCGACGAAACGGCACATATCATCGACGAGGAAGTGCGTCTGTTCATCGACCGTAACTACGAGCGTTCCAAGCGCATTCTCACCGAGAACCTGGACAAGCTGCACACCATGGCCGAGGCGCTGATGAAGTACGAAACCATCGATGCCGAGCAGATCGACGACATCATGGCCGGCAAGCAGCCGCGGCCGCCGGTGGACTGGAATGATCGCGAGCCCAAGTCCGGTGCCGGCACGCCTGCCGGCAAGGATGAAGCCGCGGGCGGCACCCTGGGTGATCCGGCCGGACAGCACTGA
- the folP gene encoding dihydropteroate synthase, whose amino-acid sequence MILDCAGKPLDLSVPRVMGILNVTPDSFSDGGRFIAPAMAVARARQMVAEGAAIIDIGGESTRPGAAAVTVEEEIARVVPVIEALAAELPVPISVDTSKPEVMRAAVAAGAGLINDVYALRLPGALAAAAELGVPVCLMHMQGEPRTMQQAPQYVDVVAEVRDFLAQRVADCIAAGIARERILLDPGFGFGKTLAHNLSLLKHLPLLQELGLPLLVGMSRKSMIGAVLDAPVGERVYGSVAAHALALWLGAAVVRVHDVKATVDALKLVQAVRQAG is encoded by the coding sequence ATGATCCTCGACTGCGCCGGCAAACCCCTCGACCTGTCCGTTCCCCGCGTGATGGGGATACTGAATGTCACGCCTGACTCCTTCTCCGATGGCGGCCGTTTCATCGCTCCGGCCATGGCGGTGGCGCGGGCGCGGCAGATGGTGGCGGAGGGGGCGGCGATCATCGACATCGGCGGCGAGTCCACCCGGCCGGGTGCGGCAGCGGTAACGGTGGAGGAAGAGATTGCACGGGTGGTGCCGGTGATCGAGGCGCTGGCCGCCGAGCTGCCGGTGCCGATCTCGGTGGATACCAGCAAGCCCGAGGTGATGCGTGCCGCGGTGGCGGCCGGTGCCGGTCTGATCAACGATGTGTATGCCCTGCGCCTGCCGGGGGCGTTGGCGGCAGCGGCGGAGCTGGGGGTGCCGGTGTGTCTGATGCACATGCAAGGCGAACCGCGCACCATGCAGCAGGCGCCGCAGTATGTGGATGTGGTGGCCGAGGTGCGCGACTTTCTGGCGCAGCGGGTGGCTGACTGCATTGCCGCCGGCATTGCACGGGAGCGCATCCTGCTCGATCCGGGTTTCGGCTTCGGCAAGACCTTGGCGCACAACCTGAGTCTGCTCAAGCATCTGCCGCTGTTGCAGGAGTTGGGTTTGCCGCTGCTGGTGGGCATGTCGCGCAAGAGCATGATCGGCGCGGTGCTGGATGCACCGGTGGGGGAGCGGGTATATGGCAGTGTGGCCGCACATGCGCTGGCGCTGTGGCTGGGCGCGGCGGTGGTGCGGGTCCACGACGTAAAGGCTACGGTGGATGCGCTGAAGCTGGTGCAGGCCGTGCGGCAGGCCGGGTGA